The Molothrus aeneus isolate 106 chromosome 22, BPBGC_Maene_1.0, whole genome shotgun sequence genomic interval GGAGAGGAGCCGTCAGAATGggtgtgccagcagcacccaccatCCCCTCATGCCTGTCATCCCCCTCTCCCCACCATCATCCCTGTCACCCCCCTTTCCCAAAGCGGTCCAGCATTCCTTACACATGGCCCCACACGCCCTGGGCAGGTGGTCCCATCCATCCCCCCTCAGCTGGGTGATCCCACCCACCCCGGGGTGGCCGTGccccctctgccccatcccaggcaggTGGTCCCATCCCAGTCTGTCGCCTCCCCAAGGTGATGGTCCCATCCACACCCCTCAATTGGGTGACCCCACACCCGTCCCCACTCCCAGAGCTGGTCGTGCCTGTGTGTCCCCTCCAACAGGTGGTTCCCACCTGTGTGCCACCCCTCTCCTACCCAGATAGATGGTCCCACTCCTATCCGTCCTCTCCCACCCTCACCGGGCTGATCCCATTCCCCCAGAGCTGTTCGTGCCCGTGGTTCCCCCGCCCCACGCAGGTGGTCCCGCTCCCCATTCCCCCGCCAGCTCCGTGGGCTCGGCTGATGTCCCTTCCCAGGCAGACGGTCCCAGCCCGCCTCCCCGCCATGTCTGTGGCCTCAGCTCtctcctccccaggcagacGGGTCCCACCGCCCCCTTCCCTCAGGGCAGCCGGGCGCTCCCTCTCCCCCCTCGCCAGGTATGTGACCCCTACCCAACCCTGCTCCCCCCGCAGCCGGCCCCGCCCGACCTGCAGGAGGACGGAGCGGATGAGGGCGTTGACgggggcggtggcggcgggcCCGCGCACGCCCTGGAAGCACCAGAGGACGAGGCCGCCCTTGCTGAAGATGGTGAAGAAGTCGAGCatggcggcggcgccgggcccggcggggcgcACACGTCGCTCTGCCCCGCGCTTCCGCCGGaagccccgcccccccccccgcgcCATTGGCGGGATGGCgacgggcgggggcggggccaagGCCCGGCCCAGTGGGCGGGGGCACAGGAAGGGGGCGGGACCATGCTGCGGTGGGGGCGCGCTCTGCGCGCGCGGGGagcaggggggtttgggggggggacCCCGGAACCGGGGGAGGTCCCGGTATGGACCCCGGTATGGGGCCCGGCAGGGGTCCCGAGCCGCCCCCTCCGCACCGCGGCTCCGCTCAGCTCCGACTTCTTCCGCGGTGAGATGCGGAGGGGTCCCCGGCACCGCACCGGGGATTTGGGGGACatgaggggagggggaagaatGGAGGGGGGGGTCGGGGTGTGGATagcagggaatggggagggaGTCAGGTAaattggggtgtcccagggaaCGGAGAGGTTGCTGGGCTGCATGAGGATTGGGGTCGGGATTGCTGGGAACGGGGGCCGCTGGGAATGGGGGAGAGCTGGGAACGGGGGCCGCTGGGAATGGGGGGTGCTGGGAACGAGGAAGAGCTGGGAATAGGGGGGCGTTGGGAATGGGGTAGCTAGGAATGGGGGGCGCTGGGAATGGAGGGGCGCTGGGAATGGAGGGGCGCTGGGAACGGGGTCGCTGGGGTGGTTCCGGTCTGTATGGGAGCGTGCCCGAGGGGCCTGGGGGCGATCCCTGGGGGCGGTCCCTGGGACCTGTGGGGAAGGCAGGGAGCATTGCTGGGGCTAGGGAGAGTTGGGCGGCCGGGGGTCTCAGAGGGGACTGGGGGGCTCCACCAGACCCAGGGGACACTGGAGGGGTCCCAAGGGGGCTGTCGCAGGATCCTGGTGGAGGTCTTGGGTGATTCCCAGAGCGGACTCTGGACTCGCAGCGGGAGGCACTGGTGTCATTCCAGATTACTGGAAGCGTTCTGGTGGTTCACAGAGGGTTCGGGGGCGTTTTCCCGGTGACCCAGGGGGACCTGAGGCTGAGGGGTATCCTGGGAATGTCCCAGAGGGATTCTGGGGGATGCAGAGGTACCGGGGCTGCCGGCCGTGTCCCCCCAGGCTCGGCAGCCCCCGCTCCGccgcagagctggggcagagcctggagcgCATGGCACAGACCCTGCGGGATCAGCTGCCGGCCGCGGGGAGCGCCGGGCGCGGCTGGATCCCCCCGGGCACCCACCCCGACCCCCGGCCCCCCGACGAGGCCGACGTGGTGGTGGTGGGCGGCGGCGTGGTGGGCTGGTCCGTGGCCTACTGGCTGAAGGTGCTGGagggccggcggcggcggcacggAATGAGGGTGCTCGTGGTGGAGCGGGACCCTATGGTGAGACACCCCcgcccagggcaggctgtggcCCTCGGGACCCCCCTGAACCCCTTCTATTTTGGGTATTCAGAGCCTTCAGTATCAGTATGAGTACCTTTGGGTATTTATATCCTTCAGTATTCCAGAGCCTCCACAGTGCTGTCGGCAGGGGGGATCCGGCAGCAGTTTTCCCTCCGGGAAAATATCCAAATGTCCCGATTCTCTGCCAGCTTCCTCCGCAACATCAATGTACGTGGGGTTAGATGGGCTGGGGTAATTTGGGGAGTCCAGCCCCGCTCACTGTGGTCCCCATGTCCCCTTACAGGAATACCTTGGGGTGCCGAATGAGCCCCCCATCGACATCCAGTTCCGGCCTGGGGGGTACCTGTTCCTCGCATCCCCCCAGAACGCTGCTGCCCTCGAGGCCACCGTCCAATTGCAGAGGTGGGGGACACACATGGGACCCTCCCAGGGGGGGTTTCAGGGGCTGGGGGTTATCCTGACCCTCCTCCACATGTTGTCCATCCCCACCCAGGGATGAAGGGGCACAGGTGACCTTGCTGTCCCCCACCCAGCTGAAGGAGAAATTCCCCTGGATGAACACAGAGGATGTGGCTGTGGCGTCTTATGGTATGTGTGGGAGGATGGGGGAGGGCATAGAGACCCCCCTCAACATCtttcttcatcctcatcctcctgatGCATCCTTCATCCTGGCTTTGTTTATGGAAGGGGAGGTCCAGCCCTCCACAGTGCATGTATTGGGGGGGGTCACACAGTAGTTTCCCCCTGTGTTTCCCTGCCCAGGTCTGGAGGATGAAGGCTGGTTCGACCCCTGGACCCTCCTCAACGCTTTCCGGCGCAAAGCCACATCCCTGGGagtccagagctgctctggggaggtGCGAGGTGAGGGATGGGGGTGCACAGCAAGGCTtcccccctgccacccccaggagcccccacctgaccccaaaaccctccagCTTTTGTCACCTCGACCAACTACGTGATGTCGTCAGCGCCGCCATCTGCGCGCATCAAATACGTCCacgtgagtgtgtgtgtgcccccctgggtccctgggagtgcccctgagcccctgcagccctgaccTCCCGTCTGTGCCCTCCCAGGTTCACATGCCAGACAGCCTGGAGTACCAGCCCGTGGCCTGTGCCATCGTGGTCAATGCCGcaggtgcctgggctgggaagctgctggaggcagagggGCTGCCCCGGGGGCTGTGCCGGCCCCCCCTGCCCATCCAGCCCAGGAAGAGGTACTGGGg includes:
- the FOXRED1 gene encoding FAD-dependent oxidoreductase domain-containing protein 1 isoform X2; this encodes MAQTLRDQLPAAGSAGRGWIPPGTHPDPRPPDEADVVVVGGGVVGWSVAYWLKVLEGRRRRHGMRVLVVERDPMYSRASTVLSAGGIRQQFSLRENIQMSRFSASFLRNINEYLGVPNEPPIDIQFRPGGYLFLASPQNAAALEATVQLQRDEGAQVTLLSPTQLKEKFPWMNTEDVAVASYGLEDEGWFDPWTLLNAFRRKATSLGVQSCSGEVRAFVTSTNYVMSSAPPSARIKYVHVHMPDSLEYQPVACAIVVNAAGAWAGKLLEAEGLPRGLCRPPLPIQPRKRYVFTWHCPNGPGLSCPFLIDTSGAYFRPDGAAGNYLGGMSPPEEEEPDPSDLSVDHDYFQEQIWPRLARRVPAFESLRVRGSWAGYYDYNTFDQNGVLGPHPRLENLFSAAGFSGHGLQHAPAAGRALAELVLRGRFETLDLRRLGWNRLLDGEPLQEHGVV
- the FOXRED1 gene encoding FAD-dependent oxidoreductase domain-containing protein 1 isoform X1 → MQRYRGCRPCPPRLGSPRSAAELGQSLERMAQTLRDQLPAAGSAGRGWIPPGTHPDPRPPDEADVVVVGGGVVGWSVAYWLKVLEGRRRRHGMRVLVVERDPMYSRASTVLSAGGIRQQFSLRENIQMSRFSASFLRNINEYLGVPNEPPIDIQFRPGGYLFLASPQNAAALEATVQLQRDEGAQVTLLSPTQLKEKFPWMNTEDVAVASYGLEDEGWFDPWTLLNAFRRKATSLGVQSCSGEVRAFVTSTNYVMSSAPPSARIKYVHVHMPDSLEYQPVACAIVVNAAGAWAGKLLEAEGLPRGLCRPPLPIQPRKRYVFTWHCPNGPGLSCPFLIDTSGAYFRPDGAAGNYLGGMSPPEEEEPDPSDLSVDHDYFQEQIWPRLARRVPAFESLRVRGSWAGYYDYNTFDQNGVLGPHPRLENLFSAAGFSGHGLQHAPAAGRALAELVLRGRFETLDLRRLGWNRLLDGEPLQEHGVV